One window of the Pseudofrankia sp. DC12 genome contains the following:
- a CDS encoding GtrA family protein, which translates to MVEPAGQTVVERPDAATVPAARTGRFHAATESVSRRLPSGLSRIVTPSVLGFAVINGFTFTVDLSLLTVFRSGLHWPLPAVITLSYLVAFGLSFLLNRRFNFRSHGPVGGQVTIYLVAIAINYAAFILGVTDGLAHLGVEYHIARLVGGSCEAIYMYCVMRWVVFPDRGSPNRRGNSPQEA; encoded by the coding sequence GTGGTCGAGCCAGCCGGTCAGACGGTCGTCGAACGACCGGACGCCGCGACCGTTCCCGCCGCACGCACCGGGCGGTTTCATGCCGCGACGGAGAGCGTCTCCCGGCGTCTTCCGTCCGGGTTGTCGCGGATCGTCACTCCCAGCGTTCTCGGCTTCGCCGTGATCAACGGGTTCACGTTCACCGTCGACCTCAGCCTGCTGACGGTTTTCCGCTCTGGCCTGCATTGGCCGCTTCCCGCCGTGATCACGCTCTCCTACCTGGTGGCCTTCGGGCTGAGCTTCCTGCTGAACCGCCGCTTCAACTTCCGCTCCCACGGCCCGGTCGGCGGGCAGGTCACGATCTACCTCGTCGCCATCGCCATCAACTACGCGGCGTTCATCCTGGGTGTCACCGACGGCCTCGCCCACCTCGGCGTCGAGTACCACATCGCTCGGCTCGTCGGGGGTTCGTGCGAGGCGATCTACATGTACTGCGTCATGCGCTGGGTCGTCTTCCCGGACAGGGGAAGCCCGAACCGCAGGGGCAACAGCCCGCAGGAAGCCTGA
- a CDS encoding DUF2752 domain-containing protein: MLRRMYSVPEHITMAGLGAGLIGAIYPTIMAHTGERGLFCPLRALTGLPCPFCGLTTATVALTHSEWAAAASTSPLVYLVAALVTATTPILAARLLGLAPPPRPWSAAARARTRYSAYVVVALSWLLQLHRYHFI, from the coding sequence ATGCTGCGGAGGATGTACTCGGTCCCCGAGCACATCACCATGGCCGGGCTGGGTGCGGGCCTGATCGGGGCGATCTACCCGACGATCATGGCGCACACGGGCGAGCGGGGCCTTTTCTGCCCACTGCGCGCGCTGACCGGCCTGCCGTGTCCGTTCTGCGGGCTGACGACCGCGACGGTCGCGCTGACCCACAGCGAGTGGGCGGCTGCTGCGAGCACCAGCCCTCTTGTCTATCTCGTGGCGGCACTGGTTACCGCGACGACGCCGATCCTGGCTGCCCGGCTCCTCGGCCTGGCGCCACCGCCACGCCCCTGGTCCGCCGCCGCGCGTGCGCGGACCCGGTATTCGGCCTACGTCGTCGTGGCCCTCAGCTGGCTCCTCCAGCTGCATCGGTACCACTTCATCTAA
- a CDS encoding RDD family protein, translating to MTGYNPPPSEPTPPQWGQQPQPGQYPQYPQPGQYPPADQYQQPGQYQQPGQYPPAGQGGYYQPNPYAQPGYGSGQPAGPGAYASWAQRVGAYLIDVLPQIIVLGLFGAILRGPAVALLVILWLASLGWIIYNRWIQAGRTGQSLGRKTLNIRLVSEVTGQPIGPAMAFARDLCHFVDSVICYIGYLFPLWDPKRQTLADKIVKTVVVPA from the coding sequence GTGACCGGCTACAACCCACCCCCGTCCGAGCCGACTCCCCCGCAGTGGGGCCAGCAGCCCCAGCCCGGCCAGTACCCGCAGTACCCGCAGCCCGGCCAGTACCCACCGGCCGATCAGTACCAGCAGCCCGGCCAGTACCAGCAGCCCGGCCAGTACCCGCCCGCCGGTCAGGGCGGCTACTACCAGCCCAACCCGTACGCACAGCCGGGGTACGGGTCCGGCCAGCCCGCGGGGCCAGGCGCCTACGCCAGCTGGGCCCAGCGAGTCGGCGCATACCTCATCGACGTGTTGCCGCAGATCATCGTGCTGGGGCTGTTCGGAGCGATTCTCCGCGGCCCGGCGGTGGCGCTCCTGGTGATCCTCTGGCTGGCCTCACTCGGCTGGATCATCTACAACCGCTGGATCCAGGCCGGCAGAACCGGTCAGTCGCTGGGCCGCAAGACGCTGAACATCCGACTCGTCAGCGAGGTCACCGGCCAGCCGATCGGACCGGCGATGGCGTTCGCCCGCGATCTCTGCCACTTCGTCGACAGCGTCATCTGCTACATCGGCTACCTGTTCCCGCTGTGGGACCCCAAGCGGCAGACGCTCGCCGACAAGATCGTGAAGACGGTCGTCGTGCCCGCCTGA
- a CDS encoding vitamin B12-dependent ribonucleotide reductase, translating to MTETRGAKQKASSNGKAASTAGRPASAPAPAANEAATEDTVAGGGKPAADAGKAAGSGKAATLKGAARKPGLRIERRNTTAGMHPYDQVTWESRDVVMTNWRDGSINFEQRGVEFPVNWSINASNIVTSKYFRGAVGSPQRESSLRQLIDRVVHAYGRTGRENGYFASDEDSEIFEHELTYMLLHQMFSFNSPVWFNVGTSAPQQVSACQPYDALVTTPEGLIPIGELVERNLVGTKVFDAHGLTKVVATKSNGMKEVLRVWTKAGHALDVTADHLVWKGRQDNGGAFVPAGELRAGDQLQWHRAEAPGEREITSREIAEAALAGWLQADGFVGQYEGTNRSLTIEAMTVTDAERAWVAAAVDLVFPGVHRHERRQEVQDPTLDCRRLRLYGDVLNEFVTDWDLRARGVDMRVPARLLAAPLPVVAAYLRSLFQAEGYVSARQRSTLVAFDMISEELIRGVQALLARFGIFARVGRKADPRPNRHDLWSLRIQNAGDRRIFADEIGFVDTAKAEKLERSFELPGRRANPVKTLLIDRIESLGRMPVYDIQTDSGEYLSNGLRVHNCFILAVDDTMESILNWYREEGLIFKGGSGSGLNLSRIRSSKELLSSGGTASGPVSFMRGADASAGTIKSGGATRRAAKMVVLDVDHPDVVEFVETKAREEDKIRALRDAGFDMDLGGKDITSVQYQNANNSVRVTDDFMRAVQDGTSFDLRARMDHRVIESVDARELMRKIATAAWECADPGIQYDGVINDWHTTPEAGRISASNPCSEYMHLDNSSCNLASLNLMRFLRSDLTFDVEGFIHAVELIITAMDISICFADFPTPQITEVTRAYRQLGIGYANLGALLMASARAYDSEGGRTLAAAITSLMTGTAYRRSAELAGVVGPYDGYARDTDGHRRVIRKHAAANDAVRSVHSEDARILAAAGQEWAKCLAVGERDGWRNAQASLLAPTGTIGLAMDCDTTGIEPDLALVKMKKLVGGASMKIVNQTVPAALRALGYTEETLEAIVEYIAEHGHVIDAPGLRPEHYEVFDCAIGERAIAPVGHVRMMAAVQPFLSGAISKTVNMPETATVEEVEEIYVEGWRLGLKALAIYRDNCKVGQPLTDVRGAKRSVDEAKAIADANAGTSAAPAPVVHRPVRRRLPKTRPSQTVSFSVGGAEGYMTAGSYPDNGLGEIFVKMSKQGSTLAGVMDAFSIAISIALQYGVPLETYVSKFINMRFEPAGMTDDPDIRIAQSLMDYLFRRLALDYLSEEQRAELGILTAAERARQISGQYGGPADADLADPPETEIAPTAPPAAAKSGEHTGHGPAFVELELRGAAPGQSLFAQTAVDAPLCFTCGVTMRPAGSCYVCEQCGSTSGCS from the coding sequence ATGACGGAGACCCGCGGCGCGAAGCAGAAGGCCAGCTCCAACGGAAAGGCCGCCTCGACCGCCGGGAGGCCCGCCTCGGCGCCGGCACCCGCCGCGAACGAGGCCGCCACCGAGGACACGGTCGCCGGCGGTGGCAAGCCCGCCGCGGATGCAGGCAAGGCAGCCGGGTCCGGCAAGGCCGCCACCCTCAAGGGCGCGGCCCGCAAGCCAGGCCTGCGGATCGAGCGGCGTAACACCACCGCCGGGATGCACCCGTACGACCAGGTGACCTGGGAGTCGCGGGACGTCGTCATGACGAACTGGCGGGACGGCTCCATCAACTTCGAACAGCGCGGTGTCGAGTTCCCGGTCAACTGGTCGATCAACGCGTCGAACATCGTCACGAGCAAGTACTTCCGGGGCGCGGTCGGCAGCCCGCAGCGTGAGTCGTCGCTGCGCCAGCTGATCGACCGGGTCGTGCACGCCTACGGGCGGACCGGCCGGGAGAACGGCTACTTCGCCTCCGACGAGGATTCGGAGATCTTCGAGCACGAGCTCACCTACATGCTGTTGCACCAGATGTTCAGCTTCAACAGCCCGGTCTGGTTCAACGTCGGCACTTCGGCCCCGCAGCAGGTGAGCGCCTGCCAGCCGTATGACGCGCTGGTGACCACTCCGGAGGGCCTGATCCCGATCGGCGAGCTGGTCGAGCGCAATCTCGTCGGTACCAAGGTGTTCGACGCCCACGGGTTGACGAAGGTCGTCGCCACCAAGTCCAACGGCATGAAGGAAGTGCTGCGTGTCTGGACGAAGGCTGGTCACGCCCTTGACGTGACTGCGGACCATCTCGTCTGGAAAGGGCGCCAGGACAACGGCGGTGCCTTCGTTCCCGCCGGCGAGCTGCGGGCCGGCGACCAGCTGCAGTGGCACCGGGCCGAGGCTCCGGGAGAGCGCGAGATAACGTCGCGCGAGATCGCCGAGGCCGCGCTGGCTGGCTGGCTGCAGGCGGACGGCTTCGTCGGGCAGTACGAGGGCACCAACCGATCGCTGACCATCGAGGCGATGACGGTCACTGACGCGGAACGAGCCTGGGTCGCGGCGGCCGTCGATCTGGTGTTTCCCGGAGTCCATCGCCACGAGCGGAGGCAGGAGGTTCAGGACCCGACGCTCGACTGCCGCCGCCTGCGTCTCTATGGCGACGTCCTCAACGAGTTCGTCACGGATTGGGATTTGCGTGCCCGTGGCGTGGACATGCGGGTGCCAGCCCGTTTGCTTGCCGCGCCGCTGCCAGTCGTGGCGGCATATCTGCGCAGCCTCTTCCAGGCTGAGGGATATGTGTCGGCGCGGCAGCGGTCGACCCTGGTCGCTTTCGACATGATCTCTGAGGAGCTGATCCGGGGCGTACAGGCGCTGCTGGCTCGCTTCGGGATCTTCGCCCGAGTCGGTCGCAAGGCCGACCCGCGTCCCAACCGGCACGACCTGTGGAGCCTGCGGATCCAGAATGCCGGCGACCGGCGGATCTTCGCCGACGAGATCGGTTTCGTTGATACCGCCAAGGCAGAGAAGCTTGAGAGGTCCTTCGAGCTTCCCGGCCGTCGTGCCAACCCGGTCAAGACGTTGTTGATCGACCGGATCGAGTCGCTCGGGCGGATGCCGGTCTACGACATCCAGACTGACAGCGGGGAGTACCTCTCGAACGGCCTGCGGGTGCACAACTGCTTCATCCTCGCGGTCGACGACACGATGGAGTCGATCCTCAACTGGTACCGCGAGGAAGGCCTGATCTTCAAGGGCGGCTCGGGCTCCGGCCTGAACCTCTCCCGCATTCGTTCGTCCAAGGAGCTGTTGTCCTCGGGTGGAACGGCTTCGGGGCCGGTCAGCTTCATGCGCGGCGCCGACGCGTCAGCGGGGACCATCAAGTCCGGCGGGGCCACCCGGCGCGCCGCGAAGATGGTCGTGCTCGACGTCGACCACCCAGACGTCGTCGAGTTCGTCGAGACCAAGGCGCGCGAGGAGGACAAGATCCGCGCGCTGCGGGACGCCGGCTTCGACATGGACCTCGGCGGCAAGGACATCACGTCGGTCCAGTACCAGAACGCCAACAACTCCGTCCGCGTCACGGACGACTTCATGCGCGCGGTCCAGGACGGCACCTCGTTCGACCTGCGGGCCCGGATGGACCACCGGGTGATCGAGTCGGTCGACGCGCGCGAACTCATGCGCAAGATCGCCACGGCGGCCTGGGAGTGCGCCGACCCGGGAATCCAGTACGACGGCGTCATCAACGACTGGCACACCACCCCGGAGGCCGGCCGGATCTCGGCCAGCAACCCGTGCTCGGAGTACATGCACCTGGACAACTCCAGCTGCAACCTCGCCTCGCTGAACCTGATGCGGTTCCTGCGCAGTGACCTCACCTTCGACGTCGAGGGCTTCATCCACGCCGTCGAGCTGATCATCACCGCGATGGACATCTCGATCTGCTTCGCCGACTTCCCGACGCCCCAGATCACCGAGGTCACCCGCGCCTACCGCCAGCTCGGCATCGGCTACGCCAACCTCGGCGCGCTGCTGATGGCCTCGGCCCGCGCGTACGACTCCGAGGGTGGCCGGACGCTCGCCGCCGCGATCACCTCGTTGATGACCGGGACCGCGTACCGCCGCTCGGCCGAGCTCGCCGGTGTCGTCGGCCCGTACGACGGCTATGCCCGGGACACCGACGGCCACCGCCGCGTGATCCGCAAGCACGCCGCCGCCAACGACGCGGTCCGCAGCGTGCACAGCGAGGACGCGCGCATCCTGGCCGCCGCCGGCCAGGAGTGGGCGAAGTGCCTGGCGGTCGGCGAGCGCGACGGCTGGCGCAACGCCCAGGCCAGCCTGCTCGCGCCGACCGGCACCATCGGCCTGGCGATGGACTGCGACACGACCGGCATCGAGCCGGACCTGGCGCTGGTCAAGATGAAGAAGCTCGTCGGCGGCGCCAGCATGAAGATCGTCAACCAGACCGTGCCGGCCGCGCTGCGGGCCCTGGGGTACACGGAGGAAACGCTCGAGGCGATCGTCGAGTACATCGCCGAGCACGGCCACGTCATCGACGCCCCTGGGCTGCGTCCCGAGCACTACGAGGTGTTCGACTGCGCGATCGGCGAGCGGGCCATCGCCCCGGTCGGCCACGTCCGGATGATGGCCGCCGTGCAGCCGTTCCTGTCCGGTGCGATCTCCAAGACGGTCAACATGCCCGAGACGGCGACCGTCGAGGAAGTCGAGGAGATCTACGTCGAGGGCTGGAGGCTCGGCCTGAAGGCGTTGGCGATCTACCGGGACAACTGCAAGGTCGGTCAGCCGCTCACCGACGTCCGGGGCGCGAAGCGCTCGGTGGACGAGGCGAAGGCGATCGCCGACGCGAACGCCGGCACCAGTGCGGCCCCGGCCCCGGTCGTGCACCGACCGGTCCGCAGGCGGCTGCCGAAGACCCGCCCGTCGCAGACCGTCTCGTTCTCCGTCGGCGGTGCCGAGGGCTACATGACCGCTGGCTCCTACCCGGACAACGGCCTCGGCGAGATCTTCGTCAAGATGTCCAAGCAGGGCTCGACGCTGGCCGGCGTCATGGACGCGTTCTCGATCGCGATCTCGATCGCGCTGCAGTACGGCGTGCCGCTGGAGACCTACGTCTCGAAGTTCATCAACATGCGGTTCGAGCCGGCCGGGATGACCGACGACCCGGACATCCGGATCGCCCAGTCGCTGATGGACTACCTGTTCCGCCGCCTCGCCCTGGACTACCTGTCCGAGGAGCAGCGCGCGGAGCTCGGCATCCTGACCGCCGCCGAGCGGGCCCGGCAGATCTCGGGCCAGTACGGCGGCCCGGCCGACGCGGACCTGGCCGACCCGCCCGAGACCGAGATCGCCCCGACCGCGCCGCCGGCCGCCGCGAAGTCCGGCGAGCACACGGGCCACGGTCCGGCGTTCGTCGAGCTGGAGCTGCGCGGTGCCGCCCCCGGCCAGTCGCTGTTCGCCCAGACCGCTGTCGACGCCCCGCTCTGCTTCACCTGCGGCGTGACCATGCGCCCCGCCGGCAGCTGCTACGTCTGCGAACAGTGCGGCTCCACCAGCGGCTGCAGCTAG
- the nrdR gene encoding transcriptional regulator NrdR, whose translation MRCPFCRHPDSRVVDSREAEEGAAIRRRRACPSCGRRFTTMEEASLRVRKRSGAAEPFSRAKVVAGARKACQGRPVSAEDLAILAQRVEDTVRSSGAAEVAAEDVGRAILGPLRELDEVAYLRFASVYLAFESLADFERAISELRADPAAPASPAALADELDVALSPAAGPGRP comes from the coding sequence GTGCGGTGTCCGTTCTGCCGGCATCCCGACAGCCGAGTGGTCGACAGCCGGGAGGCCGAGGAAGGCGCGGCCATCCGGCGGCGACGGGCATGCCCGTCCTGTGGCCGGCGTTTCACGACGATGGAGGAAGCATCGCTGCGGGTTCGCAAGCGCAGTGGGGCCGCCGAGCCGTTCAGCCGGGCCAAGGTGGTCGCCGGGGCTCGTAAGGCGTGCCAGGGCAGGCCGGTGAGTGCCGAGGACCTCGCGATCCTGGCCCAGCGGGTCGAGGACACCGTTCGCTCGTCGGGCGCGGCCGAGGTCGCGGCCGAGGACGTGGGCCGGGCGATCCTGGGTCCGCTGCGAGAGCTCGACGAGGTCGCCTACCTGCGGTTCGCGTCGGTCTATCTGGCGTTCGAGTCGCTCGCCGACTTCGAGCGGGCGATCTCCGAGCTGCGGGCCGACCCGGCGGCGCCAGCGAGCCCGGCCGCGCTGGCCGACGAGCTGGACGTGGCCCTGTCGCCCGCGGCGGGCCCCGGCCGGCCGTAA
- the lexA gene encoding transcriptional repressor LexA → MTTQGRGPRRAGRPSAGRGEAGGTVRDFPDGPVDEQGLTTRQRKVLEVIRDAVERRGYPPSVREIGEAVGLTSTSSVAHQLKMLEDKGFLRRDPNRPRAIEVVTSEGEPPIRPLPKTRPAVAAGRGRAPLRVHTLGPDDGVRADDDENVQLAAATAYLPLVGRIAAGGPILAEQAVEDVLPLPREIVGEGTLFLLRVVGESMINAAICDGDLVAVRQQPVAENGEIVAAMIDGEATVKRFRRHDDGHVWLQPENPAFHDIAGDDATILGRVVAVMRRV, encoded by the coding sequence ATGACCACGCAGGGAAGGGGACCGCGCAGAGCCGGTCGCCCGTCCGCCGGACGCGGTGAGGCCGGCGGGACCGTGCGCGACTTCCCCGACGGCCCCGTCGACGAGCAGGGTCTCACGACCCGGCAACGCAAGGTTCTCGAGGTGATCCGTGATGCCGTCGAGCGCCGCGGCTACCCGCCGAGTGTCCGGGAGATCGGCGAAGCAGTCGGGCTGACCAGCACGTCCAGCGTCGCGCACCAGCTGAAGATGCTGGAGGACAAGGGTTTCCTGCGCCGCGACCCGAACCGGCCGCGGGCGATCGAGGTCGTCACCTCCGAGGGCGAGCCGCCGATCCGGCCGCTGCCGAAGACCCGGCCCGCCGTGGCCGCGGGCCGGGGCCGAGCCCCCCTGCGGGTCCACACCCTCGGCCCGGACGACGGCGTGCGCGCCGACGACGACGAGAACGTCCAGCTGGCGGCGGCCACGGCCTACCTGCCGTTGGTCGGGCGGATCGCGGCCGGTGGGCCGATCCTGGCCGAGCAGGCCGTCGAGGACGTGCTGCCGCTGCCCCGGGAGATCGTGGGCGAGGGCACGCTGTTCCTGCTGCGCGTCGTCGGTGAGTCGATGATCAACGCGGCGATCTGCGACGGGGACCTGGTCGCCGTCCGCCAGCAGCCGGTGGCCGAGAACGGCGAGATCGTCGCCGCGATGATCGACGGCGAGGCGACCGTCAAGCGCTTCCGCCGCCACGACGACGGCCATGTCTGGCTGCAGCCGGAGAACCCCGCGTTCCACGACATCGCGGGCGACGACGCCACCATCCTCGGCCGCGTCGTGGCGGTGATGCGGCGGGTCTAG